TAcatcaaatatattaaatatatgtatcatttaattattacatttaatttattattgaattcaTGACAtagtattatttaataaattcaaGAATATATTAAATGCAATAGTTAAATTCaacaatatatttattgtattcaATGCAGAAATGTATCAACACTATTACTTAATAAATTCATTAATTACTCTTATTTTTGTAATGAATTAGTCCTAAATTTTGCTCATTGTTTCCTTAAAGTTTCAAATTGTTTTGAACGCTTAGATTTAACTTCTTTTAACATGGGCAGTAGGATTAGAGGAAGATTTTCATTATTTGAATTACTAGTAGAATCATTAtaatacattttcttttctacttgaaactttaatatttatttaaaattatagcttatttattttttccaaaGTCCTTGTTGATTTACTAgtctattttatttatctcaTGCAAATTGCATAAAAGGTTTTAATTGATTTGTAGCAGGTGAAAATTAAcataacatataaaaataaaacgcAAATATACATAAGGATTGAAATTTTTGAACCAGTTATATTCACACAGGGCATATTATATCTCCTATCACTTAAAATAATGCCACCACCTGGTTACATGTTAAGAATTTAGAGAAATTATGATAATGTATATTCATATAGggaaattatatataaaaaaattatatctggTTGTGCaagaatttttaaattgatatacaaaagataaaataaatagcAGAGAaatgctatatatatataaaaaattgagatAAATGTTATTTGGGACAAATAAGCATTCAAAAAAGGTAAACAAAGAAGACAAATTTTAAGGATTTGATGAGAAGACAGACAAAAATTGTGATAAGAACATGTCATGAATAATTTGATAAACTAATTagtaaaaaaacttttaaattaagAATCACATACGTAACTCTATTTAAaaagtttttattaatttgctattattttctaaaattttgaattaacaATAATCTTAGATATAATGTAATGTTACTTGATATATACCTTTCCAATATAGACATTCATCTTGATATCTTATTATTGTTTAGCTATCTCAGGATTTGTCAACACCTTTTTATTCTTAtctaaagaaacaaaaataaatcaccCCCTTAGATGATGAATAATGCTTtgataaaaaatgaattatatcTGGCTGATTTTCATGATATTCTCAACATCAAAatcattactattttttttttatcgattattaataaactaaataaaaaagaaatacagAAAGTatttcaatctttttaaaaaaaatatcaaacaactGTAAGAATTCTACAACAAATACCACCATATCTAAATAAATGTTTGATACAAATGTTCGATCTACCATACTGAAATCAAAACCATTTAGATTGCAACAAGGTAAAATTTAGTAATCATAAAAACATAAGATTATTGAAATACTCAATCTTAATATAGATTCTGCAAATATAATAACAACCATTTCACacacaaactatttattttttttaaccaaCACACTGGGGACAACAAGATTTAGGGTTAAGGAAACTCAAATGTGAACTTAATTTTCATGCTACGACGCATCAATTCCTTCTTCTTTTGATAGTTACTTGTTTTGTTACTCCAATTACAGGTTCTTTTGCAAGGAGCAACATATACTCTGACACTTCAATGGCATCAAGATAATCCTCCACCTTACGCTGAACCCTTATGTATGAACGTTGCAATTGTTTGTTGTGGGTAAGTTTAGTCACGTCTTGTTGCTTCTTTCTCCTGTCAAGTTCACTAGCCTTCTTATGTTCATCATTTATTTGAGTCTGAACACCACACAGTTGTTGATTCAGTGCATCTATGTTGTCAGCATTGGAAGAACTGCTTCCTTCGTCAACATTTGGTGTCACGACAACATTTGACGCACTTTCTTGTTGCAGAAACTTGTCTGCAACAACATCAACACTTGGGTGCCCAAAAGAGTAAGGCTTGTTCCCAGGTGAAAACACAACAATAGCAACTTCAGCACCACACAAAATTGATAATTCGTTTGCTTTTTTGAACAAACCTGTTCGACGCTTGGAAAATGTAACTTGCTTGGTGTTGGGGTCCTTCACTTCCGTAATCTCAATCTTACGACGACCCATGGCTCAAGAACAAAAgctttaaaaaaagaaagaaaagttaTTGGAGAGGCATAAGAAGAACAAGAGGGTTCAAAAGAGAGGTTATTAGAAAGGTTTAGGTATATGATATGACTCCCACACTTCTTTATTTATACACATTTTCTgaaaattatcaatatttttaatattattttttttacgtttttttattttttttatggagcATAAGGAaagtgttttgatatgtttataatttctaattttataaatttgatgcTATCAACAATTTTGGCTTTGAACTTCCTTATTAAATCCTACAGGTATTAAATAGGtatgttgaaaaaaataaatataatttctatATTTGCTAGATATTAGTGTAagttttaaaagaatattttattgttttgtcaTAGTTGGCAACTACTCTTTTATTTGCTAATATCCTCTCAAATAGTGAGCTGTGATATGTATTTTATGGATAACATCTGTGTttcatttattttgtgaaaatagGACCTATAGTAAGGATGAttgatattatataattttttttttatcaaacaagaagtaactaaattaaatcgATGACTtaagtaactaaattaaatcgATGACTTAAGGGatgatccaacccttatacaaaagaacatataatattttttcttatataacaAAAGATCAAGAATCAACTCTTAAATAGACATTAAATTGAGTACATACATATACCAAGGGTTCTAGACAACCAGTCAATATGATTAACCACTTCATCTTTAATTCGTGAAGAAaatgtgtgctgataagttggctaatttaagatttattcatagagaattttttcattggtataataggctaccatctagtctgttcttagaattctttatgaataggtatagtctacctatgtatcatttttgttaatatatgggttttggtctagtccctccatattttagtattttctttatttatttattttttaataatacttttttcatgcgatgataaatgattgttgttatttgaggtgtcagcatgagatgtcaagttgtatagtgatgtctaacatgaaaatttttatttaaaattaaattaattttttaaatttttgtggagcaaaatcattttattaagtactttttaaaaaagaagagaaaacaaGTTATATAATAATAGTGTAAGATAATTTTAGATTATGATCCAATTATAAATAACGGTGGTGTATGATAAGTTTGTTTACTTTATATAATAGTTAACTTATGGCATATCAATTATGATGGTATATACGCTAAAGTAATGAACAACTAAAAATACAATCAAGAAAAAGtgaattgatttaaaaaaagtttttaatttttttagggAAAATTATATGTAGTAGTCATGAATACTAAGAATGATAAAGAATTCAAGATAATGAGAGAAAGATGAAATATAAATACtcacaaaattttatattaattcaatTCCTTCTGAATGTAGAATCAGTAACATTAGTTGAATAATTTGTTTGTATTTTGTCAATGTGAAGATTAAATTGTAATATATCTCATTGTGTAGGATGTAAGAAATCAAATTATGTCTCGCAAATCTGTGATAGATGTGTTGGAATTCAATCATTACACCACATGAATTTAATGCAACATTTTTCAACAATTCCATTTATTTGAATCaaatgcaaaacaaaataaaatatggaaAGGGATGTGGGCAGTTATAGTATGGATGACTTGGAAGCAtaagaataattttatatttaagaaCATTAAGGTTGATGTTGAAGAATTATTATGTATTGGCACAACTCTATGTCTGAGTATGGATGACCCATAAAATTCCTATGACTACATTACCTTACTTGAATTGGATACATTGTCCAAAGGTTTGCTTAAAATCTATGTGATTATACAATGTCATTAATGTATTGGGGTATGTAGGTGTCATGGTATATTCATGTTAGATGTGTTTATTATTGCAGGTGAAATATATAAGACAGAGGCTTCAATACACATTAGATGACTGATATTTATGCTACTTTgtcagttttttttaatttttattgtaaaGTCACCATCACCGCGTGTAACAAAGACTTATGTTGGTGGGGGAGAAACTTGTAAATTAGATGGGAGATATTTTGACCGTGTCTGATGGTTTATCTTTGTAAAACTACTATGTGCATAAGAGTTTAAATTGAGGGAGAGAAACTCcataaaattgaagaaaggggtTTTGACTATTATCTTATCTTTGTAATTTGAGACCTTTGATTGATCAAAATTGTGTTGTAACTTTGTGGAACTAATGCAGGAAATTAAAAGGACTTATTTTATGCAAGGATTAGAACATCACTTAAATGctctattttaatattatcattCTTTGTCGATAAAAGAAATCTAAATTAACACATATATAATATCTTACCTTAAACAATAACATCTTATAAAGGAGTTAAAGACCATAAGTGAGATATTCCATTATGTTGAAATATCCTAAAAGCATCTCTTAACAGTAATGAACATTCAGGATGTTTTATAAGGCCACCATCACCGCatataaatgtttaaaaaagATAACATATAACCATTTTAGTGGTGACAAACACAACACTATTAGCTTCAAATTATTTAGGAGAAATCGAGTATATGTTACATTATctaaaatttctattttatgttctcatcgtttttttttcttttactttattgataataatatatgttgtgttttctCTTATTTGTTTATCAAAACATGTCTTATCAATTTTGTGTATACTTTTGAATATCACTGCTTATTTTAAAACTTGATGCATGTGTATCATGTATTGACGGCTATTTTATAATCATAGATCTCTATATAATATCTTTTAACCGCTTTAAACGTTTTAATCTATTGTTTGGGAGGCGATTTGGGTTGGTGTTGTGAGTGGAATTTGGAGACATAGGAACTCGGTGACCTTCGACAGGGGCGTGGTAGATGCGCTTGAGgtatttgttaatatatttaattttctattttaaattattgggctttgtttgtttgacccaactttccttttctgtttcagctaggtcttaatctttttcttatatatacaccatgtattttactctctaatatacaagtgaataaaagtttcttttatatgtatttttctctacaagtagggttcatcaaaatctctctttcttcattacgattacgtgcgattatgtacgctacattaaagcatcacatcagacaaggaatattcatcttcatttactgtaatagtATTTGCACTAGTTCAGGTAAATGTTTGGTTTTGGATTTTTGCAAAGTCATGTTGTAATTCCTTTACGTATCCCAACTGGATTTTGAACCCAGTGGATTGTATGAGGCTGGTTGTTTAATGCTTTCTTGAGTTGCTTTGGTTGTTCCTTATTTAGTTGGAAGGTGTTCTTTAGTTGGAGGTTGGTAAGACGATAGCTATTTATGTATAAGagttggaccacccctgaagtggttcccatttatttattttttattgctgataaaaaaaaaaaccgcTTTAAacgttaaaataaaataaaaatagaaatgaGGGTGTTAGATAAAAATCTTTAATAACAagaacaataatataaataaacatgTTTTAATCTATTGTTTGACTTTACAATAGGTAAAATATCTATTTATTTAGATATAACACAATATAACTAAATTTAcgtgtttattattttttattgtagtaTTTTATGTTGTCTTCTCAGCATTTATGAAAGAAGAGTATGTTTGCAAAAGTTAAGATATGATATTAGATTGAGAACTATCTTAAAATGTTATGCGAACAAACTTatcataaagaaaaataaatcgTCTTTTGATAATCATAAATATGTTATACAAAGTTAGTGATAGCATATAAGCTACAATAAGATaagcatataaaaaaaaatagtagttGGTGAAAGATATTAAATATCATTTAATGCCTTCTATGTCCTTTTAAATCTTAGATGATACCTTCAAGTTCTTAGCAATCACGAAAGTTTCGTATACAAGCATTTACAAAAAAGAAGACAAAAACAACAATTCATAAGTTCTTTTAAAACATATGGTCTTGTTAAAAATGTCTTATTCAGTTTTTAACATGCGTTTTTTTTTGTAAGTTTGTATTTTAGCAAAACTTCTTTTCAAGAACTGCAAGTAGTCTTAGTGGTTAACATGGatcaatataaaatgttttgagtgtgaatttttttttataatatatattttatcacCAGTAGAAAGGATCTttatgaaagaagaaaaagttaTTGAGATGAAATAGTTTTAGAAAACACAAGTCAAATTTCTTGAGTACTTTTTTAATCTAACAATTTGATATCATAGCTCTtcaaatggagaatgtgttttTGAGATTAAAAGGATTTTTCCTAATCCTTTGAGTTATGATATGAATCCTATGAGTAATGAagtttttatctattttttcaaaaagaacatttttctCCAATAATGAAATCATGGCGTCAAATCTTCAACCCAAGAAGATTTGTTCCTTTTAGTATTTGATATAACTCGATTGAATACCTCTTCTTGGTATACTACCTAAACTTTGCTTACAACACAATTTTATTGGACGTATGAAGCTTTAAAAGATCAACATTGATCTATTCACATATGTCAACTCTAATAGACAGAGAGATTGATTGGATTGCtatgaaaaatattgatttagCATCTAAAGACACATTTAGATATGTAGCTCACACTAAATACAATGTTAGGAATAAATTTTTGTGCTCTTAACTTCAAGCtagttatcattttttttattagcaaaaagaataaataaataaaaaatagagcaTTTTAGGGACAATTTCGccataatctaaaaaaaaaactacatccATCCAAATGGAACTACTACCCATTCCCCTAGATACATCCACCCTACCCGGCAAAAAAGATTACACATGGTTATGCAAAGTTAAACAAAGTTGTAAATACAAGTTGTCTCTACTGCAAACAAAACTGGCTACCGTGGTTTCTACTCTCTAGATGGTGATGTGATcatgaatgtttttttttattagcaaccCGCCCCGCGTTTTTTTCAGCGGGTTGTGGGCCGGCCCGTACGGCCTGCCCCACTTTGCCACCCTTAgcaatgaattaataaaataaaatggaacaCTTTAGGAGTGTCCCAACCCATGTGATCATGAATGTAGAGAAGCAATCCAAGAAGATTACGAGAGTTAGAAACCTCAAAGAGTCTTACAAAGAGtgagattaagaaaaaaaatgaaatattatttttgtaaaaattaaaaattctttgTTTGTAAACATGTTGtgatttgtttttcaaaatatattaaacatctGAATATTATAGAAGGAGATGAAAAAATGTATGCACTAACTTAACTACCAAGATGGTTAAGCTAGTTTATGAGTGTAATCATCTTATTTATGAAATCATGTAGAATGTCAACCAAGGTGGGGTCTATTACccttttgttaagtttgttttgctTTCTTACCATTTTTAAGAAGCTTATGAACCTTTTATCACCTTATGAACCTTTTATCATCCAATCTTAATTTTTCTTAGTTTGTGATCTCATCGTGATAAATTATCTTTAAAGTATCTATTCAACTATATTTGGATCGGAGGTATCTTGTGTGTCCtgaaaaaaagagagtataaTTTGGCGTGAAAAACACTTATAACACCATTTCACCAGCATCATCTATACATATGGATATTAGATCTAAATTAACCTATAAACTAGTTAGATCTGAATTAACTTATacactattttataaaaacgtTTATATAATTTCTCTCAATTCTTATCTCAAACATcgatataagttaattttatcttcaaaaaataatttcattattttttttattttaaaaaaattataaaaaggtTTTTCTGAATTAATAGTAATTAAACTATAATTGGACATTAACAATATGCTTCCAGGCCTTTAATTGATAGTATAATAAGTAAGTTAtatgaaacaaaataaatttattctctcctataatttaaaattgatacaCTTTTAGAACATAGTATCATCAACTTTTTATTACAAGTTAAGAAAAATCTCAtgataatatttattgaaatgtAAGTGTAAACATGAGTTTCacattagataaaaataaacaacataaaaaaaactttaaatttaatgtttaatGATTTTGAGTtaattaagtataattttaaattcacttatataatttatttatgtttcattataaatatattaacaaatttcatattagcaATAACATTTGTAATCATGacaattataattttagaagaCATCAGAACCTATTAATAAACATGATTACTTGTCAATCATACCAATCTTTACCAGCCCTATATTTTGAATCAATAATAGCATATTctaattaaaaagttatattatttaatattttattaattaacttCTACTTTtataatgtttaatttaaaatatcttaaatgtAATAAATGAGCTGGCGTTAGTAAGATTATTCAATTTAGACATTTATCTCTACCAAAACAATGTTCAAAGATAGCAATAACACAGTAAGAAAAACTTACTTATCTCAGAATTTGCGagagtttcttttttttttcattacttgaagaaagaaaaaaagtcaCATCAAAATTTGACATTTGGTTGTTCCACTGGTTTTTAACAATTgatattttctataaaattttgattatattCTCTGCATCAAAATTAACACTGTATTCTTTCATTACTAATTCAATGCGAGTTATCAATTCATAACAagatcttaaaaaataaaacattaatcgATCTCAACAAATCTAAACCAAGTGAATTTATGGAAAAGGATCAAATTCTTCGATACTTTCAATACTTTAAatagaaacaattttaaaaataaaattaattaattgttatattgactaaattaaatattattttagagattaaaagaattattgatttctagattagtttatattattgataagtatctaattagttaacaagattttaactactaattatttagattctaaatttggtagtaaaaactttgatagctaattaaataccaatttaaaaactttttatcaataatataaactaatttaaaaattaataatttttttaatctctaaaatagtattttttttatcagcaataaaaaatcaataaatgggaaccacttaacccttatatataaataacattaccattCTCCTAGCTAGAACCGCCTAccagaatgcaaaaaaaaatattaacggATCATTTTCATACTGTCCAAAGGATTCAGAATCTAATTTGAGGAAAGAAAGGGATCACAACTAGACTTTGCGTAAATCCAAAACcaaatctttaaaatagtatctaatttagtcaatataacaactaattattttttatctctaaaattagtttttatttagtaattttcttgtagtgttaaaaGGATTGCAATCCATAAACTTAATTAAAACTAATTGATCCTTAACACTAAC
The sequence above is a segment of the Phaseolus vulgaris cultivar G19833 chromosome 2, P. vulgaris v2.0, whole genome shotgun sequence genome. Coding sequences within it:
- the LOC137809828 gene encoding agamous-like MADS-box protein AGL29; amino-acid sequence: MGRRKIEITEVKDPNTKQVTFSKRRTGLFKKANELSILCGAEVAIVVFSPGNKPYSFGHPSVDVVADKFLQQESASNVVVTPNVDEGSSSSNADNIDALNQQLCGVQTQINDEHKKASELDRRKKQQDVTKLTHNKQLQRSYIRVQRKVEDYLDAIEVSEYMLLLAKEPVIGVTKQVTIKRRRN